A window of Bradyrhizobium sp. AZCC 1610 contains these coding sequences:
- a CDS encoding serine hydrolase domain-containing protein — protein MLAPAPASPESAGMSQAALDRLENHLKQRYVNAGRFPGTQLLIYRRGKVVHSSVQGFADLERKVPVKDDTIFRIYSMTKPLTSVAFMMLVEEGRIALDEPVHKYIPEWKNLGVFVAGTHPAFLTRPVSRPMLIVDLLRHTSGLTYGFQQRGNVDAAYRENKIGEVVKAGTLQGMINDLAKIPLEFSPGEAWNYSVATDVIGYLIGLISGKPFEQFLKERILDPLGMNDTDFFVPKDKAHRFAACYSADPQGGFNPLAAERNGTLTLQDDPATSSFLEPPSFISGGGGLCSTVADYLTFCRALLNGGELGGVRLLGPKTLKLMTSNHLPGGVDLPAMSRSLFSEAAYNGIGFGLGFAVTMNPAQTLIAGSPGEFNWGGAATTSFFIDPVEELITIFMTQVLPSSAYPLRRELRTMVYAAITDSNL, from the coding sequence ATGTTAGCCCCTGCCCCCGCCTCGCCCGAGTCAGCCGGAATGTCCCAGGCGGCGCTCGACCGTCTCGAAAATCACCTGAAGCAGCGCTACGTCAACGCCGGCCGTTTCCCGGGGACCCAGCTCCTGATCTATCGCCGCGGCAAGGTCGTGCATTCGAGCGTTCAGGGCTTTGCCGACCTCGAACGCAAGGTGCCGGTCAAGGACGACACGATCTTCCGCATCTATTCGATGACCAAGCCGCTCACGAGCGTAGCCTTCATGATGCTGGTCGAGGAAGGCCGCATCGCGCTCGATGAGCCCGTGCACAAATACATTCCGGAATGGAAGAACCTCGGCGTGTTCGTGGCCGGCACGCACCCGGCTTTCCTGACCCGCCCGGTGTCGCGGCCGATGCTGATCGTGGATCTGCTGCGCCACACCTCGGGCCTGACGTATGGCTTCCAGCAGCGCGGCAATGTCGATGCCGCCTACCGCGAGAACAAGATCGGCGAGGTCGTCAAGGCCGGCACGCTGCAAGGCATGATCAACGACCTCGCAAAAATCCCGCTGGAGTTTTCGCCGGGAGAGGCCTGGAACTACTCCGTCGCCACCGACGTGATCGGCTATCTCATCGGCCTGATCAGCGGCAAGCCGTTCGAGCAGTTCCTGAAGGAGCGGATCCTCGATCCACTCGGGATGAACGACACCGATTTCTTCGTGCCAAAGGACAAGGCGCATCGGTTCGCGGCGTGCTATTCGGCCGATCCGCAAGGCGGCTTCAACCCGCTCGCCGCCGAGCGCAATGGTACGCTGACGCTGCAGGACGATCCGGCGACGAGCTCGTTCCTGGAGCCGCCTTCATTCATCTCCGGCGGCGGCGGCCTGTGCTCGACGGTGGCCGATTATCTCACCTTCTGCCGGGCGCTGCTCAATGGCGGCGAGCTCGGCGGCGTCCGCCTGTTGGGCCCGAAGACCTTGAAGCTGATGACATCGAACCACCTGCCCGGCGGCGTCGATCTGCCGGCGATGTCGCGCTCGCTGTTCTCGGAAGCCGCCTATAACGGCATCGGTTTCGGGCTCGGCTTTGCCGTCACCATGAACCCGGCGCAGACGTTGATCGCCGGCAGCCCCGGCGAATTCAACTGGGGCGGCGCGGCGACGACCTCGTTCTTCATCGACCCAGTGGAAGAGCTGATCACGATCTTCATGACGCAGGTGCTGCCGTCGAGCGCCTATCCGTTGCGGCGCGAGCTGCGCACCATGGTGTATGCCGCCATCACCGACAGTAATCTTTGA